The following nucleotide sequence is from Archocentrus centrarchus isolate MPI-CPG fArcCen1 chromosome 18, fArcCen1, whole genome shotgun sequence.
ATTTTGAGTGTTACAGGCTGAACTTTTCTGATCTGAGTTTCTCTGAGGATTATTCTCAAACAAACAGATGCCAAATTCCACATCACTCACCTTCCTGGGAAAgtaaacaggaaaacaatcaTAAGTTTTAACACTCGTTGTTATTGTTATTCTACAGTTATTACAGCAATTATAATCATAACATGCGAGGTATAATCctttgaaataaatacataccaTTTATATCTACACACATCTCTGTTGGAGCAGTTTTtttccactgagatcatttttatagatcttttttttttttttttaatgtaaaagaggaagagaacatTTCGGTGAAAGCTGCttttcagaaaagagaaaatctttattttgttgttcttcttctgGAAGTGACTTTAGTTCACTCTAAAAGTTCactctttttaaaaagtgtcacGGCTGGGTgctggcaaggcagggaggatcCCAGTGCAGGACGCGGCGAGAGCAGGTTTAGAGGGAAGTTTATTTGATAACTTCAATAATTACAAAACAGCAAACTCGAAACTTGAAAGCAGGAACTAGAAACTCGAAAACtcgaagacaaaacacacaggcaaaaaCTGAAGAGGACCCGAACAccgaactaaacaacactgagactaaAATACACAGATGGAACAAGGGGGAGTGGAAAACAGCtgagcacaacaggtgaaaagaataagactaataacacaggaagtaaacataacagaaaacacagggaacactggactaccaaaataaagcaggaaatactaaacataacagacgcagacctaatacagaaaacttgacaaaggcaacattacaaaacgaaacaacaaaggaaacactcaaacaacaaacagagaaaccaatacaaacactaagaaaacaacctgaaaagtacaacaaaagaaagctacacaaaagaactcAAACACTGGGCTgcaggcccaggaccatgacaaaaagcCATCAAAAATCTTatataaaaaagcagaaatcttAAAATTTCGAATGTCCATAAATAATGCAGTCATGGTTAGAACAAATTATGTCTCATTGTCACATTTCTGCAAAtttaagtttttaaatttaGTCATCAAGCGAAGCACTGAGTCCTGGGAGCATCATCTAGTTTCTTTATAGAATTCAATACAGATTTAAGTGCATCTAACAGCCTGCATCTCGagtcaacagaaaaaaacaaacataaaactatattaaatagaaaaaaaactctTCATAATTAGGCCCCCATAACCTTTACTTTGCCAACACCCCTCCTTGGGGGCCAGTCCTTCTCTTTTATGTAGTATTTATTAACAATTTATAATTTTCATAGAGTGATAAATTAAAAGTTGTGGTCAATTTTAATGTGGGAAATGATGTATGTAAAAATGTGCAGTTGGGTGCTGAGAAAATCTATGGAGCACTTCCACTCTGACCCACTGATgtataagaaaagaaaacttccTCTTTGGGCTCACTTTATATTTAGAGAAGTCAGTCCAGGTCCTCAGTGgctatcttgtttttttttcagctgtacaAACCTGTAACAACACCAGTTTAACTGCTTTTCAGAAAATAAGCCGTGGTAAGactttcctcagtttttcattttccttttattaaTCTTTCGATTTGTAATTTGGgtgactgcaaattaaaataGCCAGAAATCACAAATTAACAGGGTTTTCATGTTGCTTATGTACTACGTATGTCTGATATTCTTGTCTGCATGAGTGGACTCATTCTATATGGTCTCAGGGCATTTGTATACCTGAGTTTAGGATTCCCAGTGAATATTTTGGAATTTCAGCTTCTGTTTGAGTTTTGTTCAGTCTGTGATTTCTAtttcttcttcatgtttttcttttaggaAGGTACTGTTTTGCAGTACTTTGGTTCATGATCTCATTCTTATTCTAGTATGTTGAGCTTTATGCTTGTTCTAACTCTAGCTTGAATTAGGGTTCTTTATTCACATTCAGTGTctattttgagtttatttttcatGAATATAGGTTCCTCTGTGCTTTGcctgtgtttttctctctttgtctcatctTTCTGATCCAATATCTTGTCTTGAATCACCCTGTTGTCAGGGGGATTCTTCTTGTCTCTGTACTTAGCATTTATCCCTAGGTTATTTCTGGTTTTATCTTGAAGACtagttttatttcttctttgtgACTGGCTTGATTATTTATATGTGCCTTGTTCCCAATTGACCTTCAGTGAAAAGGCTTATGCTCTGTATTTGTGCTCCTTGTGTCAGTTTGGATGTAGGGTACTGATTTTGTACTCTGGTAATGTGCAGTGAGTTTTAAACATCAGCAGAATTCTTGCCAATATGTCTATTATCTATAAAAGTCCATGAgtatctaatttaaaaaaaataattttgtcacCAATGACAAAAGTTGCCACACAGATTACTTATAATCCTGCTCTCATCTCTGTAACCAGGTAAAAGCAAGAGTAAACAGGAAATCATGCCTGAATGCTGACTGGTTATTTTTAACCCTCATAGGGTCTTCGAGTCTGTAGGACCTGTTTTCAGTTTTAGCTTAAGAAAATGatacaaataattattttttcaaactaAGATTCATTGGCCTTGGCTCATTTTGTATATGGAACATgaatcagaaaaaaatttcaATGCCCCCCCCGCTCCCCCTTTCACATTTATATTACATATAGGGTCTTCAAGTCCTCTGTACCCAGGGCTAGTGAAAGTGTGGAAATCATTgcttgtgcgtgcgtgtgtgtgcgtgtgcatgcgtgtgtgcacatagagagagagagaaggataaGTAGAgagtaaagtcagtgaagggCCCTTAGGGTGAGCACTCACAGTGTGCTCCCACTGTTCCTGCACAAGGTTGCAATATTGTTGTAAAATTGGAGCACCCAACACTGTCTGGACCCACATTCCCACACATTTTACCCTCTGTCTTGCGGGGACCAATCTTATGGATCTAACACCATAAATAACTCTGCCAGCATGGTTCTATACCACAACTGATCAAGATGGCAAAGCGATTCACAGTTCAGATTGCCTTACAGTTGATATTGGAGGAGAGTTTTAATAGTGATGCAGAGGATGAAGTTTCAGAATATGAGGATCACATTTCTGAAAATTCAGAGTCTGACACTGAGTTTGAAGGGGAGGATGAGCATCAGCCAGCTCCAAAGCATAAAGAGTCTCAGGACCAGCCTGTAAGCAGCCAGCCATAGGATCAGACTGTCAGCAGCTTGAAAATGACATGTGGATGTCAAAAAATGGCCGAATTGAATGGTCTTCTGCTCAAACAATGACCCTCCCCCCCCCATGCTCGGCAGTCACTCATGCACAAGACATCAAGTCTTCTTTTGATCTTATCATGCCATACCCTATCAAGAAAATCATCCTGGATTGCACAAATTTAGAAGGAAGCAGAGTTTTTGGAGAGAAATGGAAGTTTATGGATGAAGGGTGTGTTATGGATGGTGGCCAGTCTCCCCTGTTTTACAACCCTGGGCCCAATGTCACCATTGAAGAGCAGTTGATGCCATTTGGGGTCACTGCCCATTCCAGCAATATATCCCATTTAAGGCCACCAAGTATGGTAAAAAGATTTCATGTTGCttcatcttaatttaaaaaatgaacagaaatgagTGGCATTTCTAGTCATAAATGTGATTTAACAAAGGTAAAGGGAGCAAATTTAATGTAAGTGTTGTTTATATTTGCAATTGGGATGAAGTAAACAtctactatttaaaaaaaaaaaaacagtttgattatgctaaattaaaagcccaaaaaagGCAATGGGTCCACCTGATCCAGCAGGACTCCTTGTGTAACAAAAAACGAAGACCCTATAAGGGTTAAATGAGAAAAGTTGAGAATTACTATTTTGAAGTGACGCAGAATGCTTTAGAGCCTCACTCATTTATATCTTAGTTCTTGTTCTGCtgactttgttttcctttaggtGAATAAAGTCATTTCTAAACTGGTGCAGACAAGATGCAAATGAGGCTTAAAAATTCATAAGAAGGCAAGAAATGAAGCACCTGATTTTCTGGTGGACCCCAGACCCCCCTCACTTCATATGCAAGTTTCTGCCTCTATATTTTTATGGCCTCTATATTTTTAtggagcttttggctcacagtgaTTACTTGTACATAGACTGACCTCATTATATTTAATATAACcatgatcatttttgcagtgTACATATTATAGAAAATTAGGAAACTCTCAGTTGTTTAgttgtaatttattttataagAGTTTTTGCTTTCTCTTCTGACCAGATGATGCTGGGCCCAGTGATGCCATTACTGAAGAACGTCTTGTCCCTTGCTGGTCTCCTCCTGTCCGTCATTCCCACAGAATCTCGAGTGGTGACATCAATCACGGACTGTGATATGTTCTTTCTTGAGCAAACTCCACCACACATCCTGGGAATTTTGGAGAGAGGAATCATCCAGGACCAGAACAGATACAAACTGATTTGCCAGACTttagaaaacaaagaaagatttGTGACACTTTATGACACCTACAACAGGATTCCAGTTTTTTGTGCTGGAAAGTACAACGGGAGCACCCCCAGGAGACCCATACCTAAGTGGATGATTGAACCACAGGTATCAGTGGTAGTGACATACAGTTGTGTACAATTACTGTTATGTGTTATATTACAACAGCAGTTGTAAACTGAAACCATATTGCAAACTATCCACAACTGCCAACAATCCCAACGTTAGCACTGTGTAAGCTGACTCCAACAGTCTAGTGCTGATACAACCATTTTTACTAATTCAGATATCCTGTTTATGATGTGAGGGCTCAACTATGGTTTCCATTACACTGTGATGTTCAGCATTGTTCAGTAGTCCTTAATTCTGCACTAACTGAATTTGCCTGAAATTAACTTAAAGCAACCATTGCATCCATCACTAATCTGCCCTTTCAATTTTAACAGCTTGAAAACCAAAATCACAATCCTAATATGAGACCATCAGTTGATAAAATCAACTACAACCACCAGGCTGGAAACCAAGACTACAAAAACAACCCAGAGTTTGACAGAGGACACTTACTTCCAAGTTCTTATGGATTTGcttatgtacaaaaaaaatctacttttaCACTGACTAACGTTGttccacaaagaaagaaattcaaCCAAGGAAGCTGGAGCAACATGGAGCAGTGCGTCAAATGTGTTCTGAATGAATACTGCAGTAACAACAATGAAGAAATAGAAGGCTTTGTAGTTATTGGAGCACAGCCCAGCaaaagcagcagcctcaacaatatGATTAATATTCCTTCAATGCTCTGGTCAGCTTTCTGCTGCTATAGTCGTAGTCTTAACATCTGGCTGGCAAGTGCACACTGGGGTGAGAATGTGGCAGATGGCCCCACATATCTGCAGACAAAGACCTTGGCAGAACTTCACAAAACCCTAGGAGGACAGCTTGAAGCATTTCCTCTAACACAATGTCCTCTTCATGCAACTGTCACTCACTTGTACTCAAAACTTTCGCCTGACTGCCACTGCCCACCACGCACATCAAGTACATTTCCTTCTCCTACAACAATCGCTACCCCTTCAAGTTCAACACCTGTGTCTTCCACCTCCATGTTCACTTCACCATTCTCTCCCAGTACCACATCCTTCTACACTACAAGAACAGCTGTCCCACTTTCAACCTCATATGCATATCCCAGCACCACATCTGGCATTGTTGCTTCCACACTGGGTACATCTACTTCTGACTCTACCAGTGCTATGGCTGTCCCTTCTTCTCCCACAACTTCTCAGATTAGTTCTACATTCAGACTTTTTACTACCACATCTTTCCCGTTTAGTACCACATCTGGCACTTTCACCACTGACCCTCAAAGTGCCACTTCTGACCATTTTACTACCACATCTGTCCCATCTTCTACCACTTTTAGTATCACATCTGGGTCTTTTACATCTGGTTCTCCTGGTATAACATCTGGCTCCTCAGCTACCACATTTGCCATGAGAACATCTAGCGTGTCAAGTGAAATATCTGGCCTTTCAAGTACATTTGGTCACTTTACTACCAAAACTGGCCCTTCAGGTACAACATCTAGCCGTTTTACTATCACATCTGATCCCCCTTCTTCCACATCTTCTACTTTTAGTAGCACATCTGGGTTTTCCACATCTGCCTCTGCTAGTACAACATCCGACTCCTTTACTACAACATTTGGGAAGACAACATCTGGACCTTTTACTTCAACATTTGGCTCATCCAGCACCACATCTGGCCCAACAAATACAATGTCTGGTCTGTCAACTGCAACATCTGGCCCTTTTTCTACCACACGTGGCTCTTCCAGTATAACATCTGGCCTGTCAAGGACAACCTCTAGCCCTTTTACTACCACATCTTCTACTTTTAGTACCACATCTGGGCTTTCCACATCTGACTCTCATAGTACGACAGCTGACTCCTTTACTACCACATTTGGCCGGACAACATCTGGCCCTTTTACACCAACATCTGGTTCTTTCACTACCACATCTGGCCCATCAAGTACAACTTCTGGCCTTTCAAGTGCAACATCTGGCCTGTCAAGGACAACAACTGGCCCGTCAAGGACAACATCGAGCCTCTCTAGTACAACATCTAGTCCATTTACTACATCTTTCCGACCTTCTTCCACATCTTCTAATTTTAGTACCACATCTGGGTTTTCCACATCTGCCTCTCCTAGTACAACATCCAACTCCTTTACTACAACATTTGGGAAGACAACATCTGGCCCTTTTACTTCAACATTTGGCTCATCCAGCACCACATCTGGCCCATCAAGTACAACGTCTGGTCCGTCAAGTTCAACATCTGGCCCTTTTTCTACCACACGTGGCTCTTCCAGTACAACATCTGGCCCATCAAGGACAACCTCTAGCCCTTTTACTACCACGTCTTCTACTTTTAATACCACATCTGGGCTTTCCACATCTGACTCCCGTAGTACAACAGCTGACTCCTTTACTACCACATTTGGCCAGACAACATCTGGCCCTTTTATGCCAACATCTGGCTCTTTCACTATCACATCTGGCCCATCAAGTACAACATCTGGCCTTTCAAGTGCAACATCTGGCCCATCAAGGACAACATCTAGCCCTCTTACTACCATAACTGGCTCTTCAAGAACAACATCTAGCCGTTTTACTATCACATCTGatccaccttcttccacatcttCTAATTTTAGTACCACATCTGGGTTTTCCACATCTGCCTCTCCTAGTACAACATCCGACTCCTTTACTACAACATTTGGGAAGACAACATCTGGCCCTTTTACTTCGACATTTGGCTCATCCAGCACCACATCTGGCCCTTTTTCTACCACACTTGGCTCTTCCAGTACAACATCTGGCCCGTCGAGGACAAGCTCTAGCCCTTTTACTACCACGTCTTCTACTTTTAGTACCACATCTGGGCTTTCCACATCTGACTCTCATAGTACGACAGCTGACTCCTTTACTACTACATTTGGCCGGACAACATCTGGCCCTTTTACACCAACATCTAGTTCTTTCACTACCACATCTGGCCCATCAAGTATAACGTCTGGCCTTTCAAGTGCAACATCTGGCCTGTCAAGGACAACAACTGGCCCGTCAAGGACAACATCGAGGCCTCTTACTACCACAACTGGCTCTTCAAGAACAACATCTAGCCTTTCTAGTACAACATCTAGTCCATTTACTACATCTGTCCGACCTTCTTCCACATCTTCTACTTTCAGTAGCACATCTGGGTTTTCCACATCTGCCTCTCCTAGTACAACACCCAACTCCTTTACTAAAACATTTGGAAAGACAACATCTGGACCTTTTACGTCAACACGTGGCTCTTCCAGTACAACATCTGGCCCATCGAGGACAAGCTCTAGCCCTTTTACTACCACGTCTTCTACTTTTAGTACCACATCTGGGCTTTCCACATCTGACTCTCATAGTACGACAGCTGACTCCTTTACTACCACATTTGGCCGGACAACATCTGGCCCTTTTACACCAACATCTGGTTCTTTCACTACCACATCTGGCCCATCAAGTACAACGTCTGGCCTTTCAAGTGCAACATCTGGCCTGTCAAGGACAACAACTGGCCCGTCCAGGACAACATCGAGGCCTCTTACTACCACAACTGGCTCTTCAAGAACAACATCTAGCCTTTCTAGTACAACATCTAGTCCATTTACTACATCTGTCCGACCTTCTTCCACATCTTCTACTTTCAGTAGCACATCTGGGTTTTCCACATCTGCCTCTCCTAGTACAACACCCAACTCCTTTACTACAACATTTGGGAAGACAACATCTGGACCTTTTACTTCAACATTTGGCTCATCCAGCACCACATCTGGCCCAACAAATACAATGTCTGGTCTGTCAAGTGCAACATCTGGCCCTTTTTCTACCACACGTGGCTCTTCCAGTACAACATCTGGCCTGTCAAGGACAACCTCTAGCCCTTTTACTACCACATCTTCTACTTTTAGTACCACATCTGGGCTTTCCACATCTGCCTCTCCTAGTACTACAGCTGACTCCTTTACTACCACATTTGGCCAGACAACATCTGGCCCTTTTACACCAACATCTGGTTCTTTCACTACCACATCTGGCCCATCAAGTACAACGTCTGGCCTTTCAAGTGCAACATCTGGCCTGTCAAGGACAACAACTGGCCCGTCAAGGACAACATCGAGGCCTCTTACTACCACAACTGGTTCTTCAAGAACAACATCTAGCCTTTCTAGTACAACATCTAGTCCATTTACTACATCTGTCCGACCTTCTTCCACATCTTCTACTTTCAGTAGCACATCTGGGTTTTCCACATCTGCCTCTCCTAGTACAACACCCAACTCCTTTACTACAACATTTGGGAAGACAACATCTGGACCTTTTACGTCAACATTTGGCTCATCCAGCACCACATCTGGCCCAACAAATACAATGTCTGGTCTGTCAAGTGCAACATCTGGCCTTTTTTCTACCACAAGTGGCTCTTCCAGTACAACATCTGGCCTGTCAAGGACAACCTCTAGCCCTTTTACTACCACGTCTTCTACTTTTAGTACCACATCTGGGCTTTCCACATCTGACTCTCATAGTACGACAGCTGACTCCTTTACTACCACATTTGGCCGGACAACATCTGGCCCTTTTACACCAACATCTGGTTCTTTCACTACCACATCTGGCCCATCAAGTACAACGTCTGGCCTTTCAAGTGCAACATCTGGCCTGTCAAGGACAACAACTGGCCCATCAAGGACAACATCGAGCCTCTCTAGTACAACATCTAGTCCATTTACTACATCTTTCCGACCTTCTTCCACATCTTCTACTTTCAGTAGCACATCTGGGTTTTCCACATCTGCCTCTCCTAGTACAACACCCAACTCCTTTACTACAACATTTGGGAAGACAACATCTGGACCTTTTACGTCAACATTTGGCTCATCCAGCACCACATCTGGCCCAACAAATACAATGTCTGGTCTGTCAAGTGCAACATCTGGCCCTTTTTCTACCACAAGTGGCTCTTCCAGTACAACATCTGGCCTGTCAAGGACAACCTCTAGCCCTTTTACTACCACGTCTTCTACTTTTAGTACCACATCTGGGCTTTCCACATCTGACTCTCATAGTACAGCAGCTGACTCCTTTACTACCACATTTGGCCAGACAACATCTGGCCCTTTTATGCCAACATCTGGCTCTTTCACTATCACATCTGGCCCATCAAGTACAACATCTGGCCTTTCAAGTGCAACATCTGGCCCATCAAGGACAACATCTAGCCCTCTTACTACCATAACTGGCTCTTCAAGAACAACATCTAGTCCTTTTACTATCACATCTGatccaccttcttccacatcttCTACTTTTAGTGCGACATCTGGTTTTTCCACATCTGCCTCTCCTAGTACAACATCCGACTCCTTTACTACAACATTTGGGAAAACAACATCTGACCCTTTTACTTCAACATTTGGCTCATCCAGCACCACATCTGGCCCATCAAGTACAACATCTGGCACTTTGAGTGCCACATCTGGCACTTCAAGTACAACATCTGACCTACCTTCCACTACATTTGCCACCTCAACATCTGGCCATTCTAGTGCCACATCTGGACCTACAACTACAGAAACGCTAACTACTATACAATTAACAAGCACTCTGCTTAGCAGCACTGTTCCAACAACAACCAAACTTCAAACTACCATTTCACCAACAACAACATCCATTGCCACCACTACCAAAAGTACTACAGCTAAAACAAGTACTCCAACTACAACCACTACAACCACTACTTCAACCacaacaactacaactacaaaGAAGGAAGataaagacaaagacagagaggatAACAATAATACAGGTAATGATGGAAGTCCAGGAGGAAATATtgttccactgtctgttttAACAGGGCTATTTACTGGAATTATGAGTGCATTTTTAGGAATTGGAGCATCATTGTTAAATTCTGGCCTGTCAAGTACAACATCTGGCCCTTTTACTGCCACACCTGGGTCTTCCACTACAACATCTGGCCTGTCAAGGACAACCTCTAGCCCTTTAACTATCAAAACTGGCCCTTCAAGTGCAACATCTAGCCCTTTTACTACCACAAGTAGTTCTTCAAGTACAACATTAGGTCCATTTACTACCAAAACCGACCCTTCAAGTACAACATCTAGTCCTTTTACTATCACATCTGACCGACCTTCTACCACACCTTCTGCTTTTAGTACCACATCTGGGCTTTCCACATCTGACTCTCCTAGTACGACAGCTGACTCCTTTACTTCCACATTTGGCCAGACAACATCTGGCCCTTTTACTACCACATCTGGATCTTTCACTACCATATCTGGCCTGTCAAGTACAACGTCTGGCCTGTCAGGTATAACAAATAATTATCCTTTTGCCAATACTGCTCCAGTAACCACTCATATGTCTGATCTAACTCCAACAAGTCCCCACAAAACTACAGTAATTTTAGAAAAAGACATTACTGTTCATCCAGCAACTACTAACCAACAATCATCTGTTGTTCCACTGTCCCCAGCTGAGAGTCCAACAACTACCACACCCCAAAAAACATCAAGCCATGCATACACAACTGTGGATTTTACATCAGTGCTGTTTTCTAATGCAGCCACAACTACAACTCAAACATCAGTCACTTTGGAGGAAAGTACTACCAAACTTTCTCCCATTACTACAGCAGTTTCAGCTAAAACTCACATTAATGCCACCACTTTCATTCGCAGTCCTCTCACTCCAAACTCAACCGATGGTCTGATAACGTTAGAACCAGTTTCTACTTCCTATACAAAAGCAGTAACAGATCGATTAACCTCTACAACATCTCAGTACACTACTCCTTCAGACATTACTGTTACGCCTTTAAGTACAGCTCTTCCATTCAGTTTGCCTTCCAGTCAAAGTAGAACACCTGATTTTGAAACTATAAATGCTTCTCATCCAACCACGAGTGTTTCTCCTTCAGTTGCTTATGGTATCATTGCCACTCACAATCTGCCTtctctctcagctcctcctccaaCCCCCAGCCTCCAACCaaatccctcatttctttttgcaAATTCGTCCATACCATGTACATCCATTGCACAATTCTTTCACCATTACCAGAATGTCCTTGCCTACTACCAAATGTTATATCAATACCAGAACAGCAGATAATTTCATGCcacaatatttatattaatCCCAAATCACATGATTATAATATATTAGCAATTAAGATAAACCAAAAATATACAGCAGAATCAAATATTAATAACAGTAAACATActtatttttgtaatttgttttgtCTTCAAAAATTCAATAAGCTCATACTCCAAATATCTtgctcaaatttttttttacaatatacagtatattttgaATTGTTGCTGCTTGAATAAATATTTCTTGTGACaaagaaaatgcacaaaaatcaATAAGaagttttcacttttttaattttttaaatttgacatTTATTTAACCTGGATAACATGATGCTTAAGATGAAAaatcacacactaacacacaacaacacacacagtaaaatacACCAATTAATCACGCATAAGAGCATTTCCAGgtcatttaaaataatctttaataaATCTAATGAAACCAGCTCTGGTGTAAAGCCAGTGAAATAATTACAAACATTATAATCAGTAGTGAAAGCACcagagtggttaaaaaaaaaaaaaagcaaatcaaaaTAGTCAGAAAGACAGAGGTCCTCTATCCTAAAAGTGTTTAGATTAAGTTTCCTTTTCTATTAATTTGCCTCTTTTCTAGTTGCTGTTCTCTTTATATTAATTTAATCATGCTTTAATGCTTAATTATACAGTTGTacaattcaaatgaaaaaaacatgtaGACTTTAATAAAATATGAGGTTATCATATATGGCTCCAAAGTACCACCTCATATGCCACTTGTATAGTTGTATCTTCTCAAATTACTGTCAAATTACAGTGAATAATCTGggaaacaaatcaaaaaaatttttatttttatttcttttttttttattgttctggtttccttattttgtgtgtatctttatttaattttcttgcTTTGATTTGAACTTGCCAACCATGGCCAAACACTGACAAAGCCGGATTTGGGAGTTGTACCTCTAATTTTATCACCACAGGAAAGATCAGTTGACTTGTAACATGCAGGTGTTTGTAGCATACCAGAACTTTATTCCCACAAAGAAACATTTAGTTTTTAGTTAGAACAATGCATCCAAACTGCCTCTTACTGATCATTTCTTGTCCAAAACTCCTTCTGATTTCTACGGGAGATCTCAGAAGGTTGTTGACAGCTGtaattctttgatttttttgaacagttACATGAAATCTTTTCATATATACATGGAAGCATTAGTGACAATTTATCAGTAatttgaattattatatttttgatttCTTTGGCTATCTTGAATTTATTGTAAACAGTCAGCTATATTAGGAGGCAGCCTTAGTGAactgcaaacatttaataatagGAATAACCCATGAGTATGATATTATGGGACATATGATTATATGTAAGATATTCATGTTTATTGGTTTTCAAAGCACCAGAGAGATGCAGCGTGCTTTAAAAAAACtcaagtcaattttatttatgtggttAAATATCACATATAACACATGTTCATCTTATCTCATAGAACAAAAATCAATAACAAAATTAAGAACCAGTGATGTCAGTGTACCACACACTATGTTTAATTCATGCCTTTAAATTAGGTCCAGAAGAAGGATGTctcattttgttaaataattgttATAGCTCCTATGTTCATATCTCTTTTACCTTCTACACTCTTTTTGGGAGCATAATGAGATTGGCAGTGGTTATTCAGACCTGAGGTGCTTCTGCAAGTTTCTTTAACGAAGCACAAACCTTTCTAGTAAGATAGGTTTGCCTTGTGATGTACAACACGGCACCTATCTGTTCAGAGAGACTCTGGTAAGAAAATATCAGCAGAAAATACTG
It contains:
- the LOC115797586 gene encoding mucin-21-like, with the protein product MRTSSVSSEISGLSSTFGHFTTKTGPSGTTSSRFTITSDPPSSTSSTFSSTSGFSTSASASTTSDSFTTTFGKTTSGPFTSTFGSSSTTSGPTNTMSGLSTATSGPFSTTRGSSSITSGLSRTTSSPFTTTSSTFSTTSGLSTSDSHSTTADSFTTTFGRTTSGPFTPTSGSFTTTSGPSSTTSGLSSATSGLSRTTTGPSRTTSSLSSTTSSPFTTSFRPSSTSSNFSTTSGFSTSASPSTTSNSFTTTFGKTTSGPFTSTFGSSSTTSGPSSTTSGPSSSTSGPFSTTRGSSSTTSGPSRTTSSPFTTTSSTFNTTSGLSTSDSRSTTADSFTTTFGQTTSGPFMPTSGSFTITSGPSSTTSGLSSATSGPSRTTSSPLTTITGSSRTTSSRFTITSDPPSSTSSNFSTTSGFSTSASPIPHLGFPHLTLIFFHYHIWPIKYNVWPFKCNIWPVKDNNWPVKDNIEASYYHNWLFKNNI
- the LOC115797587 gene encoding mucin-21-like, which gives rise to MSGLSSATSGPFSTTRGSSSTTSGLSRTTSSPFTTTSSTFSTTSGLSTSASPSTTADSFTTTFGQTTSGPFTPTSGSFTTTSGPSSTTSGLSSATSGLTTADSFTTTFGRTTSGPFTPTSGSFTTTSGPSSTTSGLSSATSGLSRTTTGPSRTTSSLSSTTSSPFTTSFRPSSTSSTFSSTSGFSTSASPSTTPNSFTTTFGKTTSGPFTSTFGSSSTTSGPTNTMSGLSSATSGPFSTTSGSSSTTSGLSRTTSSPFTTTSSTFSTTSGLSTSDSHSTAADSFTTTFGQTTSGPFMPTSGSFTITSGPSSTTSGLSSATSGPSRTTSSPLTTITGSSRTTSSPFTITSDPPSSTSSTFSHHIWPIKYNIWHFECHIWHFKYNI